A part of Paenarthrobacter sp. A20 genomic DNA contains:
- a CDS encoding amino acid ABC transporter ATP-binding protein, with product MTTQASGDALVSLNGVNKHYGQLHVLKDINLQVKKGEVVVVIGPSGSGKSTLCRAINRLETIDDGDIAIDGKKLPEEGKDLAHLRADVGMVFQSFNLFAHKTILENVTLGPIKVKKVAKGTADKEAMALLERVGVGHQAPKLPAQLSGGQQQRVAIARALAMKPKVMLFDEPTSALDPEMINEVLDVMIQLAKEGMTMIVVTHEMGFARKAADRVVFMADGQIVEDATPEEFFTNPKSTRAKDFLSKLLTH from the coding sequence ATGACTACTCAAGCGTCCGGCGATGCCCTCGTCTCCCTGAATGGCGTCAACAAGCACTACGGTCAATTGCACGTCCTCAAGGACATTAACCTTCAGGTCAAGAAGGGTGAAGTGGTGGTGGTCATCGGGCCCTCCGGTTCCGGTAAGTCCACGCTGTGCCGTGCGATCAACCGTTTGGAAACGATCGATGACGGCGATATCGCCATCGACGGGAAGAAGCTTCCCGAAGAAGGCAAGGATCTCGCGCACCTGCGTGCCGACGTCGGAATGGTCTTCCAGTCCTTCAACCTGTTCGCCCACAAGACGATTCTTGAGAACGTCACCCTGGGCCCGATCAAGGTAAAGAAGGTGGCCAAGGGAACCGCTGACAAGGAAGCCATGGCCCTCCTGGAGCGCGTAGGTGTCGGGCACCAGGCTCCCAAGCTTCCCGCCCAGCTCTCCGGTGGCCAGCAGCAGCGTGTGGCTATCGCACGAGCACTGGCCATGAAGCCCAAAGTGATGTTGTTCGACGAGCCCACGTCGGCGTTGGACCCCGAGATGATCAACGAAGTACTGGACGTCATGATCCAGCTGGCCAAGGAGGGCATGACCATGATCGTGGTCACCCACGAGATGGGCTTTGCCCGCAAGGCTGCTGACCGTGTGGTGTTCATGGCTGACGGCCAGATCGTGGAAGACGCAACTCCCGAGGAATTCTTCACCAACCCGAAGAGCACCCGTGCCAAGGACTTCCTGTCCAAGCTTTTGACCCACTAG
- a CDS encoding TIGR00730 family Rossman fold protein, whose translation MSISQHPVPHSDANGHVKAAHVPLPSEIAPAKHKGSLELRRKQADTGMSDQHLLDTSGAGQFIHTDPWRVLRIQSEFVEGFGALADLGPAVSVFGSARTKPGTEYYEMAVDVGRKLAEAGVAVITGGGPGSMEAANKGAVEGNGVSVGLGIELPFEQGLNQWVDLGINFRYFFARKTMFVKYAQGFVVLPGGLGTLDELFEAMVLVQTRKVTSFPIVLLGVRFWGPMIEWIRETLVAEGMVSEKDLDLIQLVDDPADAVHRVLHGAPLPPTPNGNQRPE comes from the coding sequence ATGAGCATCAGCCAGCACCCAGTACCCCACTCCGATGCCAACGGCCACGTCAAGGCGGCCCATGTGCCCCTGCCTTCGGAGATTGCCCCGGCGAAGCACAAAGGCTCCCTGGAGCTTCGGCGCAAACAAGCGGATACGGGCATGTCGGACCAGCATTTGCTGGATACGAGTGGGGCCGGACAGTTCATTCACACCGATCCGTGGCGTGTCCTGAGGATTCAGAGCGAATTTGTGGAGGGCTTCGGGGCCCTTGCTGACCTGGGCCCGGCTGTCAGCGTGTTCGGTTCCGCACGTACAAAGCCGGGCACCGAGTACTACGAGATGGCCGTGGATGTTGGTCGCAAACTTGCCGAAGCGGGCGTCGCGGTGATCACCGGCGGCGGGCCTGGTTCCATGGAAGCGGCAAACAAAGGTGCCGTGGAAGGCAATGGAGTCTCCGTGGGTCTCGGCATTGAATTGCCGTTCGAACAGGGCCTCAACCAGTGGGTGGATCTGGGCATCAATTTCCGGTACTTCTTCGCCCGCAAGACGATGTTCGTCAAGTACGCCCAGGGCTTTGTGGTCCTTCCTGGTGGGCTGGGAACGCTGGACGAACTCTTTGAGGCAATGGTGCTGGTTCAAACCCGCAAGGTGACGTCGTTCCCCATCGTCCTCCTGGGCGTGCGGTTCTGGGGTCCGATGATCGAGTGGATCAGGGAAACATTGGTTGCGGAGGGCATGGTGTCCGAAAAGGACCTTGACCTGATCCAGTTGGTTGATGACCCTGCAGATGCGGTGCACCGCGTTTTGCACGGGGCGCCGCTTCCTCCCACGCCCAACGGAAACCAGCGCCCGGAATAG
- a CDS encoding TetR/AcrR family transcriptional regulator gives MPKIVDAEARRLDVVHAVFRIIASDGLERASLREVADEAGLAVGSVRHYFASSDDLLVFSFGAVIDRIAGRLESALTVVEQQAGGSPEQHAAVLNLLGQFLPLDEELAVDACVWMAFRHAARIKPVLAAEAERSHRTVAAVVGRLIMLLSPGGADVQETLVTEAERLLATMDGLCMHALLQPEWMTAEMCSDVLTAHLRSLGAVPAH, from the coding sequence GTGCCCAAAATAGTTGATGCCGAAGCCCGGCGCCTTGATGTTGTCCACGCTGTATTCCGGATCATTGCCAGCGATGGCCTGGAGCGGGCATCCCTCAGGGAAGTAGCGGACGAGGCAGGACTGGCCGTGGGTTCCGTCCGGCACTACTTTGCCAGCAGCGACGACCTCCTGGTCTTCTCGTTTGGCGCAGTGATCGACCGCATTGCCGGACGGCTTGAATCAGCGCTGACAGTAGTCGAGCAACAGGCGGGTGGCAGCCCGGAACAGCATGCCGCTGTCCTTAACCTGCTGGGACAATTCCTGCCGTTGGACGAGGAACTCGCAGTGGATGCCTGCGTGTGGATGGCGTTCAGGCACGCTGCCCGGATCAAGCCCGTCCTGGCGGCCGAAGCCGAGCGCAGCCACCGCACCGTAGCGGCCGTCGTCGGGCGTTTGATCATGCTCCTGAGCCCTGGGGGTGCGGACGTCCAGGAAACCCTCGTCACCGAAGCCGAGCGGCTGTTGGCCACGATGGATGGGCTGTGCATGCATGCGTTGCTGCAGCCGGAATGGATGACGGCGGAAATGTGCAGCGACGTCCTCACCGCGCACCTGCGATCCCTGGGTGCAGTGCCGGCGCACTAG
- the galE gene encoding UDP-glucose 4-epimerase GalE, giving the protein MKILVTGGTGYIGSHTVLSLQEAGHDVVVLDNLVNSSEESLRRVSELTGKTAAFHKVDLVDEPAVEAVFDQHQIDAVIHFAGLKAVGESVQEPLAYYYNNIVGTLNLLRAMDKHNVRSIVFSSSATVYGEHNPIPYIEKMEIGANNPYGRTKEQIEDILSDLGNADDRWHIALLRYFNPVGAHPSGRIGEDPQGIPNNLVPFIAQVAVGRREKLMVFGGDYDTPDGTAQRDYIHVVDLADGHVAALNYIAERAGVRRWNLGSGRGSSVLEVLRSFEKAVGQPIPYEITGRRAGDLPAFWADASSALADLGWSTTKTVDQMCEDHWRWQKNNPFGYNAAAATSATNNA; this is encoded by the coding sequence ATGAAAATTCTTGTCACGGGTGGCACCGGCTACATCGGTTCCCACACCGTTTTGTCCCTTCAGGAAGCCGGCCACGACGTCGTCGTGCTTGATAACCTCGTGAACTCCAGCGAGGAATCCCTCCGCCGGGTTTCGGAGCTCACCGGCAAGACCGCCGCGTTCCACAAGGTGGACCTGGTGGACGAGCCCGCAGTTGAGGCCGTGTTCGACCAGCACCAGATCGACGCCGTCATCCACTTCGCCGGGCTGAAGGCCGTGGGAGAGTCCGTTCAGGAACCCCTGGCTTACTACTACAACAACATCGTGGGCACCTTGAACCTGCTCCGGGCCATGGACAAGCACAATGTGCGCTCCATCGTTTTCAGTTCTTCTGCAACGGTGTATGGCGAGCACAACCCGATCCCCTATATCGAGAAGATGGAAATCGGCGCGAACAACCCGTACGGCCGCACCAAGGAACAGATCGAGGACATCCTCTCGGACCTGGGCAACGCGGACGACCGCTGGCATATCGCACTGCTGCGCTACTTCAACCCGGTGGGCGCCCACCCGTCCGGCCGCATCGGCGAGGACCCCCAAGGCATCCCGAACAACCTCGTTCCATTCATTGCGCAGGTAGCCGTCGGACGCCGCGAAAAGCTGATGGTCTTCGGTGGGGACTACGACACCCCCGATGGCACCGCGCAGCGGGACTACATCCACGTGGTGGACCTGGCGGATGGACACGTAGCAGCCCTGAACTACATCGCAGAGCGCGCCGGCGTGCGCCGCTGGAACCTCGGCTCCGGCCGCGGCTCCTCTGTCCTGGAGGTCCTGCGCTCCTTCGAGAAGGCCGTCGGTCAGCCGATTCCTTATGAGATCACCGGCCGCCGGGCGGGCGATCTTCCCGCCTTCTGGGCCGACGCTTCCTCAGCCCTGGCCGACCTCGGTTGGTCCACCACCAAGACCGTGGACCAGATGTGCGAGGACCACTGGCGCTGGCAGAAGAACAACCCCTTCGGATACAACGCTGCTGCTGCGACTTCCGCAACAAACAACGCCTAG
- the dapD gene encoding 2,3,4,5-tetrahydropyridine-2,6-dicarboxylate N-succinyltransferase, with translation MTETASSAVPATAPANPRSAYGFGLATIATSASGEATVLDVWYPAPALGVAADTLRDVENADPALTALANDGKDADRGTEQKVVFAQIDLDAAPADTADAYLRLHLLSHRLVTPNSINLDGVFGKLPNVVWTNFGPAAVDGFELTRARLRKRGNVVVYGVDKFPRMVDYVVPTGVRIADADRVRLGAHLAEGTTVMHEGFVNFNAGTLGTSMVEGRISAGVVAGDGTDVGGGASIMGTLSGGGKEKIALGERVLLGANSGVGISIGDDSVVEAGLYVTAGTRVRVPGPKDENGEDTSKIIKAVELSGVPNLLFRRNSTTGGVEVLPRKGQTVELNEALHAN, from the coding sequence ATGACTGAAACTGCTTCCTCTGCTGTGCCCGCAACCGCGCCCGCCAACCCCCGATCGGCTTATGGCTTCGGCCTCGCCACCATCGCCACCTCGGCTTCCGGGGAAGCAACCGTGCTGGACGTCTGGTACCCCGCACCCGCACTTGGTGTGGCGGCAGATACCCTGCGCGATGTTGAGAACGCCGATCCCGCGCTCACTGCACTGGCCAACGACGGCAAGGATGCCGATCGTGGCACGGAGCAGAAAGTGGTCTTCGCGCAGATTGACCTCGACGCCGCACCGGCTGACACTGCCGATGCCTACCTGCGCCTGCACCTGCTGTCCCACCGCCTGGTCACGCCGAACAGCATCAACTTGGATGGCGTCTTCGGCAAGCTTCCCAACGTCGTGTGGACCAACTTTGGCCCGGCCGCCGTTGATGGTTTCGAACTGACCCGCGCCCGCTTGCGTAAGCGCGGCAACGTGGTGGTCTATGGAGTGGACAAGTTCCCGCGCATGGTCGACTACGTTGTCCCCACCGGCGTGCGGATTGCCGACGCCGACCGCGTCCGTTTGGGTGCGCACCTCGCCGAGGGCACCACCGTCATGCACGAAGGCTTCGTGAACTTCAACGCAGGCACCCTGGGCACCTCCATGGTGGAGGGCCGCATCTCGGCCGGCGTCGTTGCCGGCGATGGCACCGACGTTGGCGGTGGAGCCTCCATCATGGGCACGCTCTCCGGCGGCGGCAAGGAAAAGATCGCACTGGGCGAACGTGTACTGCTGGGCGCGAACTCCGGTGTGGGCATCAGCATCGGCGACGACTCAGTAGTGGAGGCCGGCCTCTACGTCACCGCCGGTACCCGCGTGCGCGTCCCCGGACCCAAGGACGAAAATGGCGAGGACACCAGCAAGATCATCAAGGCCGTGGAACTCTCCGGCGTGCCCAACCTGCTCTTCCGCCGTAACTCCACCACAGGCGGCGTGGAAGTCCTTCCCCGCAAGGGCCAGACGGTAGAGCTCAACGAGGCTCTTCACGCCAACTAG
- a CDS encoding DivIVA domain-containing protein, whose translation MSFFLVFLAIVLLGAALYLGAGMVRGRSIGAGLDDPVPNLPPVVLPSQAKPSDVDSLRFALGLRGYRMDQVDQVLDDLRDQLLAKDREIERLNALAQPRLEDGETKRIQP comes from the coding sequence GTGAGCTTTTTCCTGGTGTTCCTCGCGATTGTCCTTCTCGGCGCTGCGCTGTACCTCGGAGCCGGGATGGTCCGGGGGCGCTCGATTGGAGCGGGCCTCGACGACCCCGTACCAAACCTGCCCCCCGTGGTGCTGCCGTCGCAAGCAAAGCCCTCCGACGTCGATTCCCTGCGTTTCGCATTGGGGCTGAGAGGGTACCGGATGGACCAGGTAGACCAGGTCCTGGATGACCTGCGGGACCAGCTGCTGGCCAAAGACCGTGAGATCGAAAGACTCAATGCACTGGCACAGCCGCGGCTGGAGGACGGCGAAACCAAGCGGATACAACCGTGA
- the sigE gene encoding RNA polymerase sigma factor SigE translates to MPASHAAPVQASESLEAVSDWVMPSWEEVVANHSAKVYRLAYRLTGNKFDAEDLTQEVFVRVFRSLENFKPGTLDGWLHRITTNLFLDQARRKSRIRFDALAEDAESRLPGREPGPEQSFEHNNLDLDVQRALEELPPDFRAAVVLCDLEGLSYDEVAEALGVKLGTVRSRIHRGRTMLREKLAHRDPRPAEARKPRLKMPRIASIL, encoded by the coding sequence ATGCCGGCATCGCATGCTGCGCCAGTCCAAGCATCGGAAAGCCTTGAGGCCGTAAGCGACTGGGTCATGCCCAGCTGGGAGGAAGTGGTTGCGAACCACTCCGCCAAGGTATACCGCCTCGCCTATCGCCTGACCGGCAACAAGTTCGACGCCGAGGACCTCACCCAAGAGGTGTTTGTCCGCGTGTTCCGGTCGCTGGAGAACTTCAAACCGGGAACCCTGGATGGTTGGCTGCACCGTATCACCACCAACCTGTTCCTGGACCAGGCCCGTCGCAAGAGCCGTATCCGTTTCGATGCCCTTGCAGAGGACGCCGAGTCCCGCTTGCCCGGCCGCGAACCAGGTCCGGAGCAGAGCTTCGAGCACAACAACCTTGATTTGGACGTCCAGCGCGCGTTGGAGGAGTTGCCGCCGGACTTCCGCGCCGCCGTCGTGCTGTGCGATCTTGAAGGTCTCTCCTATGACGAGGTTGCAGAGGCGCTGGGTGTGAAGCTGGGCACCGTCAGGTCCCGTATTCACCGCGGCCGGACCATGCTGCGCGAGAAGCTTGCCCACCGTGACCCCCGACCCGCGGAGGCACGCAAGCCGCGCCTGAAGATGCCGCGCATCGCCAGCATTCTTTAG
- a CDS encoding glutamate ABC transporter substrate-binding protein → MKAFITRRKSLLVAASAVLALSLSACGGSGTTSTPVASASFEAGTTMEKLNKAQKITIGTKFDQPLFGQKGLDGKPVGFDVEMGKAIAAKLGIPADKIEWVETVSQNRESFIEQGRVDLVIATYTINDARKEKVAFAGPYYEAGQALLVNKDDNSITKPEDVSGKKVCSVTGSTPAKTIAEKYGAEVVPAATYTACLEPLRNKQVVAVTTDNVILAGYVDKEPDAFKLASDETFTKEPYGIGLKKDDTVFRNWINDQLEAFQKDGEYKKAWEATAGKVIKTTPELPAINRY, encoded by the coding sequence ATGAAGGCTTTCATTACCCGGAGGAAGTCGCTGCTGGTGGCTGCTTCTGCCGTGCTCGCCCTCTCGCTGAGCGCATGTGGCGGCAGCGGCACCACCTCTACCCCTGTGGCCTCGGCGAGCTTCGAAGCCGGCACCACGATGGAGAAGCTGAACAAAGCCCAGAAGATCACCATCGGCACCAAGTTTGACCAGCCCCTGTTCGGCCAGAAGGGCCTTGACGGCAAGCCTGTCGGTTTCGACGTCGAAATGGGCAAGGCAATCGCCGCCAAGCTGGGCATTCCTGCCGACAAGATCGAATGGGTAGAGACCGTCTCCCAGAACCGTGAATCGTTCATTGAGCAGGGTCGTGTTGATCTGGTCATCGCCACCTACACCATCAACGACGCCCGCAAGGAGAAGGTTGCCTTCGCCGGACCTTACTACGAAGCCGGCCAGGCCCTGCTGGTGAACAAGGACGACAACTCCATCACCAAGCCTGAAGACGTCTCCGGCAAGAAGGTCTGCTCCGTGACGGGCTCCACCCCGGCAAAGACCATCGCAGAGAAGTACGGCGCAGAGGTTGTTCCGGCCGCCACCTACACCGCTTGCCTGGAGCCGCTGCGCAACAAGCAGGTAGTTGCAGTGACCACGGATAACGTGATCCTCGCCGGCTACGTGGACAAGGAACCGGACGCCTTCAAGCTCGCCTCGGACGAGACCTTCACCAAGGAGCCTTACGGCATCGGCCTGAAGAAGGACGACACCGTCTTCCGCAACTGGATCAACGATCAGCTCGAAGCATTCCAGAAGGACGGCGAATACAAGAAGGCTTGGGAAGCCACCGCAGGCAAGGTCATCAAGACCACTCCTGAACTTCCTGCGATCAACCGCTACTAG
- the dapE gene encoding succinyl-diaminopimelate desuccinylase, with product MTLNPAPALLDLRQDVALLTAAIIDFNSVSGNETELADAVETALRAIPAYTVVRDGDAIIARTELGRAERVILAGHLDTVPLPTVDGSLGTVPATWESGVPGEGVLYGRGTTDMKGGVAVQLALAATLFDDGREPDKDVTFVFYDHEEVEAVKSGLGRLVRNHGDLLDGDFAILLEPTHGTVEGGCNGTSRFEATTIGETAHSARAWMGVNAIHAAAPILARLAAYEPRTINVDGLDYRESLNAVKIKGGTAGNVIPDRCVVEINYRFAPDKTPDQAEAHVRELLEGFDVVRTDAAAGARPGLNHPAAASFVAAVGAEPKPKYGWTDVARFSELGIPAVNFGPGDPLLAHKDNEHVDADAIRECLRALQTWLAG from the coding sequence GTGACCCTGAACCCTGCTCCCGCCCTCCTTGACCTGCGCCAGGACGTTGCCTTGCTGACGGCCGCGATCATTGACTTCAATAGTGTCTCCGGCAACGAGACCGAACTGGCAGACGCCGTTGAGACCGCATTGCGTGCCATCCCCGCCTACACGGTGGTCCGGGATGGTGACGCCATCATCGCCCGAACCGAACTCGGCCGCGCTGAACGCGTCATCCTCGCAGGGCACTTGGACACTGTTCCCCTGCCCACGGTTGACGGATCGTTGGGCACAGTACCGGCCACCTGGGAGTCCGGCGTTCCCGGCGAAGGTGTGCTCTACGGCCGCGGGACCACCGACATGAAAGGCGGCGTCGCGGTGCAGCTCGCCCTCGCGGCAACGCTGTTCGACGACGGTCGGGAGCCGGACAAGGACGTCACCTTTGTCTTCTACGACCATGAGGAAGTGGAGGCGGTGAAGAGCGGCCTTGGCAGGTTGGTGCGCAATCACGGCGACTTGCTGGACGGCGATTTTGCCATCCTTCTGGAACCTACGCACGGCACGGTGGAAGGCGGGTGCAACGGAACCAGCCGTTTCGAAGCCACCACCATCGGGGAAACAGCCCACTCTGCGCGAGCATGGATGGGCGTCAACGCGATCCACGCCGCCGCACCGATCCTTGCCCGGCTGGCCGCCTACGAACCCCGGACCATCAACGTTGACGGCCTCGACTACCGCGAAAGCCTCAACGCCGTGAAAATCAAGGGGGGCACGGCCGGGAACGTCATCCCGGACCGCTGTGTGGTGGAGATCAACTACCGCTTCGCTCCGGACAAGACACCGGACCAAGCCGAAGCGCACGTCCGCGAGCTGCTGGAAGGCTTCGACGTCGTCCGCACAGACGCTGCCGCGGGCGCGCGCCCGGGCCTCAACCACCCCGCCGCCGCGTCCTTCGTCGCCGCAGTGGGCGCTGAGCCCAAGCCCAAATACGGTTGGACCGACGTCGCGCGTTTCAGTGAACTTGGCATTCCGGCGGTGAACTTCGGTCCAGGCGACCCGCTGCTGGCGCACAAGGACAACGAACACGTCGACGCCGATGCCATCCGTGAGTGCCTCCGGGCACTGCAGACCTGGCTGGCTGGCTAA
- a CDS encoding amino acid ABC transporter permease, giving the protein MDAVIASLPEYWDGFLRTLYLSVISGIIALLVGTLLAAMRVSPVAALRGFSMFYVEVARNTPLTIIFFFAAIVLPRLGVKFEQFEVAAIIALSSYTAAFIAEAVRSGVNSVPVGQAEAARSIGMTFTQVLGFIVLPQAVRTVIPPLINILIALVKNSSVAGAFFVLELFGYGRQLSNDYGDQVLWILLGVAFFYLLITVPLGLLAHFVERKVAIAR; this is encoded by the coding sequence ATGGACGCCGTCATAGCAAGCCTCCCCGAATACTGGGACGGATTTCTCCGAACCCTTTATCTCTCCGTAATTTCAGGAATCATTGCCCTCCTTGTCGGCACACTCCTGGCGGCCATGAGGGTTTCCCCCGTGGCTGCACTCCGCGGTTTCAGCATGTTCTATGTTGAAGTCGCCCGTAACACCCCGTTGACCATCATTTTCTTCTTCGCAGCCATCGTTCTCCCCCGGCTGGGCGTCAAATTCGAGCAATTCGAAGTCGCCGCGATCATCGCGCTGAGCAGCTACACGGCAGCCTTCATCGCCGAAGCAGTCCGTTCCGGTGTCAACAGCGTGCCGGTGGGCCAAGCAGAAGCTGCCCGCAGTATCGGCATGACATTCACCCAGGTCCTGGGCTTCATTGTGCTTCCCCAGGCCGTCCGAACCGTCATACCTCCTTTGATCAATATCCTGATCGCCTTGGTCAAGAACTCTTCGGTAGCCGGCGCGTTCTTCGTCCTCGAGCTGTTCGGCTACGGCCGCCAGCTCTCCAACGACTACGGAGACCAAGTCCTCTGGATCCTGCTCGGGGTGGCCTTCTTCTACCTCCTGATCACGGTGCCCCTGGGTCTTCTGGCGCACTTTGTTGAACGAAAGGTGGCGATTGCCCGATGA
- a CDS encoding O-methyltransferase, translating into MSADKSSSWSYAEDLPAEDDVLLRARERSFELGVTPISPGVGAVLTVLAAASKAQTVVEVGSGAGVSGVCLLRGLSPQAVLTTIDVDVEHLKAAREAFLESGSPANRTRTISGRAADVLPRLTDSAYDLVFIDADKPNFPKYVEQAIRLLKSGGTLVINDALDKDRVANPAARDSTTVVLRQIGKAIRDDERLASAMLPTGDGLLVAVKK; encoded by the coding sequence ATGAGTGCCGACAAGTCAAGCAGCTGGTCCTATGCAGAAGATCTGCCTGCTGAGGATGACGTCTTGTTGCGCGCCCGGGAGCGGTCCTTCGAGCTGGGAGTCACGCCCATCAGCCCGGGCGTCGGGGCGGTCCTGACGGTCCTGGCTGCCGCTTCCAAGGCCCAGACCGTGGTTGAAGTGGGTTCCGGCGCCGGAGTTTCCGGCGTCTGCCTGCTGCGGGGCCTGAGCCCCCAGGCAGTCCTGACCACCATCGACGTCGATGTCGAACACCTCAAGGCCGCCAGGGAAGCGTTCCTGGAATCCGGCAGCCCAGCCAACCGCACGCGCACCATATCGGGCCGAGCCGCCGACGTTCTGCCACGCCTGACCGATTCCGCCTACGACCTCGTTTTCATCGACGCCGACAAGCCGAACTTTCCCAAGTACGTGGAACAGGCGATCCGCCTGCTCAAGTCCGGCGGAACGCTGGTGATCAACGACGCCCTGGACAAGGACCGTGTAGCCAACCCGGCAGCGCGCGACTCCACCACCGTGGTCCTGCGCCAGATTGGCAAGGCAATCCGCGACGACGAGCGGCTGGCTTCAGCCATGCTGCCCACCGGCGATGGCCTGCTTGTGGCGGTCAAGAAGTAG
- a CDS encoding amino acid ABC transporter permease produces the protein MTSVLYDVPGPKARLYSLLGSAAGILIILGVLAIAVTTLAQQGIFDADRWEIFYGPMAPDVWSLIGQGILSTLAAAAVAAIIAFPLGIALCLLRISLIAWIRIPTQVVLEFLRGMPVVLMMLFVLLVFATGQFQAVVVGLTLYNAAIFAEILRAGIQSLPKGQREAGLAIGLRSFQSRMSIEFPQAVRRMLPSLIAQLVVLLKDTSLGYIVGYEELLRKIQIMADFLGPDFLFPAFFVGAAIYILINLTVSRIAILIERRGSKKAAGGVAPPSLRTGLVVGGNDPIAKDSVEGPNKA, from the coding sequence ATGACTTCGGTCCTGTACGACGTCCCCGGGCCCAAAGCCCGCCTTTACTCGCTCCTGGGATCCGCAGCCGGAATCCTGATCATCCTCGGTGTCCTTGCCATTGCCGTCACAACTCTGGCTCAGCAGGGCATCTTCGACGCAGACCGCTGGGAGATCTTCTACGGCCCCATGGCCCCGGATGTCTGGAGCCTGATCGGCCAAGGCATTCTCTCCACGCTGGCCGCAGCTGCAGTCGCAGCAATCATTGCCTTCCCGTTGGGCATAGCCCTCTGCCTGCTGAGAATCTCCCTGATCGCCTGGATCCGCATTCCAACTCAGGTGGTCCTCGAGTTCCTCCGCGGCATGCCCGTGGTCCTCATGATGTTGTTCGTCCTGCTGGTTTTCGCAACCGGTCAGTTCCAAGCTGTAGTGGTGGGCCTAACGCTCTACAACGCCGCCATCTTCGCCGAAATCCTCCGTGCAGGCATCCAGTCCCTGCCGAAGGGACAACGTGAAGCCGGCCTGGCCATTGGCCTGCGGAGCTTCCAGTCGCGGATGTCCATCGAATTCCCGCAGGCCGTCCGCCGGATGCTGCCGTCGTTGATCGCCCAGCTGGTGGTCCTGCTCAAGGACACTTCCCTCGGGTACATCGTTGGCTACGAGGAACTTCTGCGGAAAATCCAGATCATGGCCGACTTCCTGGGCCCGGACTTCCTGTTCCCGGCCTTCTTCGTCGGTGCTGCGATCTACATCCTGATCAACCTGACCGTTTCACGGATCGCCATCCTGATCGAACGCCGTGGCTCCAAGAAGGCCGCTGGCGGCGTGGCTCCCCCCAGCCTCCGGACAGGGCTCGTGGTGGGCGGTAACGACCCCATCGCCAAGGACTCCGTCGAAGGCCCGAACAAGGCGTAG
- a CDS encoding DUF3117 domain-containing protein codes for MAAMKPRTGDGPMEVTKEGRSLIMRVPLEGGGRLVVELNAAEAENLKECLVGVTE; via the coding sequence ATGGCGGCTATGAAACCACGTACTGGCGACGGCCCTATGGAAGTTACCAAAGAGGGACGCAGCCTGATCATGCGTGTGCCACTCGAAGGCGGAGGACGACTTGTAGTCGAACTCAATGCCGCCGAAGCGGAAAACCTCAAGGAATGCCTCGTAGGTGTGACCGAATAG